One Chroococcidiopsis sp. TS-821 genomic window carries:
- a CDS encoding HlyD family secretion protein gives MSQLISQPQKPAPAPEPSAKVRRKANPRLLILLGLIIVGAVGFAIWYFSSRPRTDALQLSGRIEGYPTNVGAKVGGRIEFVTVREGDSVRKNETIVRLDDAEIQAQLQGANARLTAAQQQEQQARLQIAVAQSQIEEAQFNLQQSQGDARGRIAQAEANVAAAEAQLNQTQAQLIEARSQLELARKERDRFQQLLQAGAITQQQFDQTQATFQTAQATLQSREAAIDAAQKQVNAAQGGLVQAQTASLNPNIRNTQLNALRRQLDVARSQLAAAQAEVKNAQASRQQIQAQIADLNVVSPIDGVVLTRSVEPGEVVATGRTLLTVIDPNTVYLRGFIPGGQIGNVRIGQRANVFLDSAPDRPLAATVTAIDTQASFTPENIYFREDRVRQVFGVKLSIDNPQGFAKPGMPADGEIVTQ, from the coding sequence ATGTCGCAATTGATATCACAACCGCAAAAACCTGCCCCAGCGCCTGAACCTTCTGCAAAAGTACGTCGTAAAGCCAATCCGCGTTTGTTGATTTTGCTTGGATTAATCATTGTCGGTGCAGTGGGTTTTGCAATTTGGTACTTTTCCTCGCGTCCGAGAACTGATGCCTTGCAGCTAAGCGGTAGAATTGAAGGCTATCCAACCAATGTAGGGGCTAAAGTAGGTGGTCGAATTGAGTTTGTGACGGTGCGAGAAGGCGATTCTGTTCGTAAAAACGAAACGATTGTGCGGCTCGATGATGCAGAAATTCAAGCACAGTTGCAAGGCGCAAATGCACGTTTAACTGCTGCGCAGCAACAAGAACAACAAGCACGATTGCAAATTGCCGTTGCCCAAAGTCAAATTGAAGAAGCACAGTTTAATTTACAACAATCGCAGGGAGATGCAAGAGGACGAATTGCCCAAGCAGAAGCAAACGTAGCCGCAGCAGAAGCACAGTTAAATCAAACCCAAGCGCAACTCATCGAAGCGCGATCGCAACTCGAACTCGCCCGCAAAGAACGCGATCGCTTTCAACAATTACTGCAAGCAGGTGCAATTACCCAGCAGCAATTCGATCAAACGCAAGCAACCTTTCAAACCGCACAAGCTACACTTCAAAGCCGAGAAGCCGCAATCGATGCTGCCCAAAAACAAGTGAATGCAGCCCAAGGTGGATTAGTGCAAGCCCAAACTGCAAGTTTGAATCCGAACATTCGTAATACACAATTGAATGCTTTACGCAGACAACTCGATGTCGCGCGATCGCAACTTGCAGCCGCCCAAGCCGAAGTCAAAAATGCCCAAGCATCCCGCCAACAAATTCAAGCACAAATCGCCGATCTCAACGTTGTGAGTCCCATAGATGGAGTAGTGTTAACTCGTAGTGTAGAACCTGGGGAAGTTGTGGCGACAGGTAGAACATTATTGACAGTCATCGATCCCAACACTGTTTATCTACGGGGTTTCATACCAGGAGGACAAATTGGCAATGTACGCATTGGACAGCGTGCCAATGTCTTTCTCGATTCTGCCCCCGATCGCCCGTTAGCTGCAACAGTCACCGCCATTGATACGCAAGCGTCGTTTACTCCAGAAAACATTTATTTTCGCGAAGATCGAGTACGACAAGTTTTTGGTGTCAAGCTGAGTATTGATAATCCTCAAGGATTTGCGAAGCCAGGAATGCCAGCTGATGGCGAAATTGTGACTCAATAA
- a CDS encoding ATP-binding cassette domain-containing protein encodes MTTTDTTASTSELVIQVEGLRKRYGKFVAVRGIDFTVRQGEIFGLIGPDGAGKTTTFHILAGVMEASEGHVQVLRLPPRDARLKIGYLTQQFSLYLDLSIDENLSYSAGLRKIPPNLLQQRRNKYLKLMGLERFGDRLAGELSGGMKQKLALCCALVSQPQILLLDEPTTGVDPVSRREFWDVLATLANECVTIVVATPYLDEAERCNRIALMYEGQIQQIGTLKQLRDDLGLERLEVRTGDLQALEAAEKVLLSTDAESNSQIDVIDATQYYQAIADVQSFGDRLDVLVPNAQKGEAQVRKLLHQNKIPLDTIETGEATLENVFVTRLRAAGSDPPFIPFPRKGRKNNSSTSSVAIGANNLQKVFGNFQAVKGVNLEIRYGEIYGLLGANGAGKTTTIKMLCGLLEPSGGKISLAGETQNLRSNQLRRRIGYMSQKFTLYDDLSVVQNLEFYCGVYGVSRRVRRDRINWVLETCGLVGQEDMITGQLPGGWKQRVAFGASVMHEPEILFLDEPTSGVDPLARRQFWRLIEDFARNGTAILVTTHYLEEAEHCNRMGFMVAGEVVTQGSPSQIKAEQPGQLLEVVTDNTQVASNLLKTQLEPWRVSIFGEKLHVVVDHPEEISQLRSTLKEAKLQIYSLRPIPFSLEDAFIGIVQRASYSSE; translated from the coding sequence ATGACAACTACTGATACAACAGCATCAACGTCAGAATTAGTCATTCAAGTTGAAGGGCTAAGGAAACGCTACGGTAAATTTGTTGCAGTTCGTGGAATTGATTTTACAGTACGCCAAGGAGAAATTTTTGGTTTAATTGGACCTGATGGCGCGGGAAAAACAACAACGTTTCACATTCTCGCCGGAGTGATGGAAGCGAGTGAAGGTCATGTACAAGTATTGAGGCTACCTCCCCGCGATGCGCGGTTGAAGATTGGTTATTTAACGCAGCAATTTTCGTTGTATCTCGATTTGAGTATTGATGAAAATCTCAGCTATAGTGCAGGTTTACGTAAAATTCCTCCCAATTTACTGCAACAACGGCGGAATAAGTATCTCAAATTGATGGGATTAGAACGGTTTGGCGATCGCCTCGCAGGAGAACTTTCCGGAGGAATGAAGCAGAAATTAGCGCTTTGCTGTGCATTAGTATCGCAACCGCAGATTTTACTGTTAGATGAACCAACAACTGGTGTCGATCCGGTATCGCGGCGGGAATTTTGGGATGTCTTAGCCACTTTAGCAAACGAATGCGTGACAATTGTCGTTGCCACACCTTATCTTGATGAAGCTGAACGCTGTAACCGTATTGCGTTGATGTATGAAGGACAAATTCAGCAAATTGGTACGCTCAAACAACTGCGCGATGATTTAGGTTTAGAACGCTTAGAAGTGCGTACAGGAGATTTACAAGCCCTCGAAGCCGCAGAGAAGGTTTTACTATCTACAGACGCAGAGTCAAATTCTCAGATTGATGTGATTGATGCGACGCAGTATTATCAAGCGATCGCGGATGTGCAGAGTTTTGGCGATCGACTCGATGTTTTAGTACCAAACGCCCAAAAAGGTGAAGCACAAGTACGCAAGTTATTGCATCAAAACAAAATCCCATTAGACACAATCGAAACTGGTGAAGCTACTTTAGAAAATGTCTTTGTCACGCGCTTACGCGCTGCGGGTTCCGATCCACCGTTTATTCCCTTTCCCAGAAAGGGGCGAAAGAATAATAGTTCTACTTCATCAGTGGCGATCGGTGCAAACAACTTACAAAAAGTTTTTGGTAACTTTCAAGCTGTCAAAGGAGTCAATCTAGAAATTCGCTACGGGGAAATTTACGGGTTACTGGGGGCGAATGGCGCGGGTAAAACAACGACAATTAAAATGCTGTGCGGGTTACTCGAACCAAGCGGCGGTAAGATTTCGCTGGCGGGAGAAACGCAGAATTTACGGAGTAATCAACTGCGGCGACGTATTGGCTACATGAGCCAAAAGTTTACGCTGTATGATGACTTGAGCGTTGTGCAGAATTTGGAATTTTATTGCGGAGTGTATGGAGTTTCTAGAAGAGTGCGACGCGATCGCATCAACTGGGTTTTAGAAACTTGTGGCTTAGTCGGTCAAGAAGATATGATTACAGGGCAATTACCTGGTGGTTGGAAGCAGCGAGTTGCCTTCGGGGCTTCGGTAATGCACGAACCAGAGATTTTATTTCTTGATGAACCCACATCCGGCGTCGATCCGCTGGCGAGGCGACAATTTTGGCGCTTAATTGAAGATTTTGCCCGCAATGGAACCGCAATTTTAGTAACCACACACTATCTAGAAGAAGCCGAACACTGCAACCGCATGGGCTTTATGGTAGCTGGGGAAGTCGTCACGCAAGGTTCACCTAGTCAAATCAAAGCCGAACAACCAGGACAACTTTTAGAAGTCGTTACCGATAACACGCAAGTTGCATCGAATTTACTCAAAACCCAACTCGAACCTTGGCGCGTATCAATCTTTGGCGAGAAACTTCATGTTGTTGTCGATCATCCAGAAGAAATTTCTCAACTTCGCTCAACTTTAAAGGAGGCAAAATTGCAAATTTACTCGCTTCGCCCGATTCCCTTTTCCCTAGAAGATGCATTTATCGGTATTGTGCAACGTGCAAGTTATAGTAGTGAATAA
- a CDS encoding DUF29 domain-containing protein, whose translation MHSFKSDYQTLYETDYLQWIETTVKQLRSQNYESVDWENLIEEIEDMGRCERRSLESNLIVLLLHLLKWQYQPEYRSGSWESSIIEHRRRIKKSLKESPSLKHYLESIFAEAYIEAVKQAKAETGLPLETFPTQCPYELAEVVNDEFLPE comes from the coding sequence ATGCATTCCTTCAAATCTGATTACCAAACGCTATACGAAACAGATTATTTGCAATGGATTGAAACAACTGTAAAACAACTACGGAGTCAAAATTATGAAAGTGTGGACTGGGAGAATTTGATCGAGGAAATTGAAGATATGGGGAGGTGTGAACGCAGAAGCTTAGAAAGTAATTTGATTGTACTTTTGCTTCACTTACTCAAATGGCAATATCAACCTGAATACAGAAGTGGTAGTTGGGAAAGCAGTATCATTGAACATCGCAGACGAATAAAAAAATCACTCAAAGAATCTCCTAGCCTTAAGCATTATCTTGAAAGCATCTTTGCTGAAGCTTACATAGAAGCAGTCAAACAAGCAAAAGCAGAAACCGGATTACCTTTGGAAACATTTCCTACGCAATGTCCATATGAGTTGGCAGAAGTGGTAAATGATGAATTTCTACCAGAGTAA
- a CDS encoding GNAT family N-acetyltransferase — protein sequence MNKSPQKNIKVRKARLEGAEAICHVHCGSVRTLCTKNYTSEQTEAWISRSEPENFRKALLERGEIVFVAEIEGAIAGFSSLFKNEIYAVYVHPEYTRRGLNAVEKEAIFQHIKIKLVSSTTANFFLSSKWLSSYRTLISYLAFWYPNSLRLHGKISK from the coding sequence ATGAATAAAAGCCCACAGAAAAATATTAAAGTGCGCAAAGCTCGATTGGAAGGTGCTGAAGCTATTTGTCATGTTCATTGCGGATCTGTACGCACACTATGTACAAAGAATTACACATCTGAGCAAACTGAAGCCTGGATAAGTAGATCTGAGCCAGAAAATTTTCGCAAAGCATTGCTCGAAAGAGGTGAAATAGTATTTGTTGCTGAAATTGAGGGAGCGATCGCAGGATTTTCTTCTTTGTTCAAAAATGAGATATATGCTGTCTATGTTCATCCTGAATACACTCGTCGAGGACTGAATGCTGTAGAAAAAGAAGCAATATTTCAACATATTAAAATCAAACTTGTATCATCAACAACAGCTAATTTTTTTTTATCAAGCAAGTGGCTATCAAGTTATCGAACACTCATTTCATACCTTGCGTTCTGGTATCCAAATTCCTTGCGTTTACATGGAAAAATCTCTAAATGA